ATCGCCTGAGCCAGGACGCCACCCCCGTGAGCAATTACAAGAGTAGATTGTCCCGCAGGCAATGAGTGGCCTAAGTCACGCCTGATGGCGAGGACGAATTAAAGCGCCCAGTTTCCTGCAGGTTTCTCTGGTTTGGTTGCGGCGTGCTTTACGACTCCATCGAGGTCGGCGCAATCGAGCTTTCCTCTCTGCTGCTTAAAGTGGCTAGTCGTGATGGGTTATTCGTCGTGGCTTGGCGCTATTTGCGGCTGATTGTATTGAGCTTTTTGCCAAGCGCGCCCTGATCGAAACCCGCGCCCTGGCCGGGCTGACCCGGCTGGCGATGGCGCAAGGCGATATGGCCGGGGCCAAGGCCCATGCGCTTGCCGCCGCGCGGATCTCCCCCGACGACGCCGAGATCGCCCTGGCTTTGGGCTTCCTAGAAAGCTTGCGGCTATGAGGGGGGCGCGGCCGGAGTTTTTGACTGGCCGGAGTGTTATGCGGAAAGCAAAAGGGGAGGGGGTAGGAGGGGCTGGCGCGGCGCGCCGTAGCGCTGACCGCGAGCCGGAAAGAAAGTGGCGTCCCCAACGGGAATCGAACCCGTGTCTTCAGCGTGAAAGGCTGATGTCCTGGACCGCTAGACGATGGGGACGCCGTGGGCGATGCCCGGGAGGGCACCGCCTAAAGCCGCTTCGGTACGGTCCGTACCGCCGCGAGAGGGCGCTTTCTATCGAACCCTAAGGAACAATGCAAGCCCTCATTTTTGAGAAGTGTAAATTACCCTTAAAGGGGCTTCAGGTTCGACGCGGCCATCTTGCCCGAACGGCCACGCTCGAGCTCGAAAGCGACCTTCTGGCCTTCGCGCAGGCTGTCGAGACCGGCCTGCTGAACAGCGGTGATATGCACGAAAACATCGGCCGAACCATCATCGGGCTCGATGAAACCGTAGCCCTTCGTGCCGTTGAACCATTTCACGGTGCCAGTGGACATGCGTCTGCTCCCTGGTCTGGTTGTTGCCCCGTGCCCGATTGCCCGGGGCTGTAATTTTCGACGACGGTCAGACCAGAAGCCGGCCAAATAGGCAGCCGCGGAAAGCCTAGGCGAAAATCGATTTGCGAAATCTGGCGCAAACCAACGCACCTTGCAAGAGGGTTCCGCACACGAAAAGCCCGTTTAGCTTTGCAACCGGAACGAAAGATCGGCCCTCCGGTATCGTATCACCGAAGGGTGCCTTGGCCGGCGCGATGGGCTGAAAGCGCTGAGAATCAGGCGCCATGCTCAAGATAGGGATTGGTGCGGCGCTCCTCGCCCAGGGTTGAGAGCGGGCCATGGCCGGGGATGATGGTGACGTCGTCGCCCAGCGGCAGCAAGCGGTCATGGATCGAGGCGAGCAGCGTGGCGTGGTCGCCGCGCGGGAAATCGGTGCGACCGATCGAGCCGCGAAACAGCACGTCGCCAACCTGGGCGACCCGGGCGGTGGGCTCGAAAAACACCACATGGCCGGGCGTGTGGCCGGGGCAGTGCAGGACCTCGAGGGTCAGGGCGCCCAGGCTCACCTTGTCGCCCTGGACAAGCCAGCGATCGGGCACGAAGGACCGCCCCTCGGGAAAGCCAAAGCGCAGGGCCTGATCGGCCATGCCTTCGATCAGGAAGGCGTCGTCGGCATGGGGGCCCTCAACGGGCAGGCCCAGGCGCTCCTGGATCTCGGCCACGCCCCCGGCATGGTCGAGGTGGCCATGGGTGACCAGCAGCTTTTCCAGGCGCACCCCGGTCTTCTCGACGGCCTGGAGCAGGCGATCGACATCGCCGCCCGCATCGACCAGGGCGCCGGCCATGGTCTCGTCGCACCACAGGAGCGTGCAGTTCTGCTGGAAGGGGGTTACGGGAAGGATGGTGGCTTTCAACGCCATGGCGGATCTCGGACAAGGGGAAAAGAAGGGGCGGGATGGGGGATCGGGTGATCACAATGCCCTTGGCCGCCTCGCCTTCGCCACCGCCAAATCCGCTTTCAGGGGACCAGGACGCGAAATCGCGGTTGATCGGCGGCGCGGATGTGATCGACCAGCCAATGATCAAGGACATCGCGGGCGAAGGCGCTTGGGCTCATCTCGCCTTCAAGCAGGCGGCGGCCGGCGTGGTCCAGGGTCTCAAGGAAATGGCTGTGGGCCAAGGCGTGGTGGGGATCGCTTTCGGGCCACAGGGTTTCCTCGGTGCGAAAATGCAGCCGCATCAGGGTGTTCAGGCCATGGAGCAGGTTGGCGAGGTGGCCGGTGTCGGCGCGGCCGTCCAGGCGGTGGAAGCGGGTGGCCAGACGCGACAGGGCGCGGTGGTGGGAATCGATGCGCGCATTGCCGGTATCAAGCGAGCGGTCCCAGGGGCGCGGCGCCGGGTGGGGCAGATCCGGACGCTCGGCGGCGTCCAGGCTGGTCCAATATTCGCTATCGGTCACCAGTTCGTGCTCGATCAGCATGTCGGTCATCCGCGCCACCACCTCGGTCGCCGGAAAGGCCGCGCCGAACTCCAGCCGGTCGACCTGTTCGCCCAGGGTATCGATCAAGCGGGTATGGATACGGGCATGGCGCTCGGCCCCGGCATAGCCGACCGAGCGCATGATGATTTCCTCTATGCCGAAATGGTCGCGCAGGAGGTCGAGAAAGCCTTTCAGGCCGACCAGGGTCTCGGCGCGGTTCTGCGGGCGGGTGGCGATCTCGCCAAGGCTGGCCAGGGCGGCCATCAGGCGGCGGTGGCCGTCATCGATCAAGGCGTTTCCACATTGGGGGAGGGAGGGGGTCGTCACGGGTCGATCAGCCCCTTTCAAGGCAAGGGTCGGGGGATGGTGGTCTGACGCGACCAAGCAAAAACACGGCCGATGAACTGTGAAATTTGGAATTGATAAAATTTAGTCAGGGCCGCGCGAGAACGCCAGCACCCTTTTCGATCCGGGCGACAGTGGGGTCTTGGCGTGGCCGGCGAGGGCCGAGGTTGGCTTTCGCGCGAAGCCCTGTGTCTTTTGCCGGCCCTTATGGTATGGGATCGGACCGGCGAAGGGGGCGCGCCCCTTCGCCTTCCTTGTCGCCGAGGCGCCCATGACCGACCGACCCAAGATCTATCTCGCCGGTCCCGAGGTGTTCCTGGCCGAGAGTCAGGCGGTGGCCGAGACGATGAAAGAGCGCTGCGCCGCCCAGGGGCTGGTCGGGGTTTTTCCTTTGGATAGCGCGCTGGATCTGGCCGGGAAGCCCCCCGCCGTCCAAGCCAAGCTCATCTATGAAGCTAATATCGCCCTGATCGGTCAATGCGCCGGCGTGGCCGCCAATATGAGCCCGTTTCGCGGCCCGTCGATGGATCCGGGAACCGCCTTCGAGATCGGCTATGCGGCGGCTTTGGGCAAGCCGGTGGTCGGCTATGCCAGCAATGCAGGCGATTACCTGACCCGCGTCCGCGCCTGGGCCGGCGGGACGCTGCGCCGCGACGGCGGGCGCTGGCGCGATGGCCAGGGCTGGGAGGTCGAGGATTTCGGCCTGAGCGACAATCTGATGATGGCCCGCGCCGTGCGGTCGGTCGAAGACGGCTTCGATGCGGCGTTGATCGCCTTGCGCGCCGCCTTCGACGAACGATAGGGGGGTAAGGCGGGGTTAGGCCGCCGAGGATCCGGGGGAGACATCGCCGGTGCGCCAGCGCGCGCGCAGCGAGGCCCGGTTCAGCGCGAACCAATAACCGGCCAGGGCGGCGGTGGCATTGGTCAGGGCGCCGCTTTGGGCCAGATCGATGAAGGCCTCGGCGGCCATGGGAACAACGCGGATATCCTCGCCTTCCTCGGCCAGCCCATGAACGCCGCCGGCGGCGCGGCTGTCGACCCGGCCGCAATACAGCGCGACGGTTTCGGTCATGACGCCGGGCGAGACGAAAACCCGGGTGATCGGCACCAACTCGTCGGGGATCAGGCCGCATTCCTCCTGGCATTCGCGCCGCGCCACCGCTTCGACGGTTTCCCCGGCGTCGATGATGCCGGCGACGATCTCGAGCATCCACGGCTCTTCGCCCGCCGCCCAGGGGCCGGGGCGGAATTGTTCAATCAGCACCACCACATCGGCATCGGCGTCATAAAGCAGCACGGCGGCGGCATGACCGCGCTCGAACACCTCGCGGACGATTTCCGGGCCGGTCGCCCCCGAATAAAGCTCGTGGCGCAACCGCACGCGGTCGACATGGAAATAGCCGCGAAAGGCGGCGGTCCGCTCGATAACGCTCACCTTGGTCGGTCGCATCGGCACACAGGCTCCAAGATAAAGGGGAAGAGGGAAGAGGGAAGGGATCAGGACAGGTGGGCCAGGACTTCCCCGGCCAGGGCGCGGATTTCCTCGGCGGCGCGCGAGCCGCGGTCGGTCTCGACCACGCCCTTGCCCTCCAGCAGGCTGGCGGCCAGGGCGGTACGGTTGCCGATGCGGGTTTTGGCGATCGGCAGGTCATCGGCTTGCAGCCGGGCTTCGATCACCTCGGGCAGGCGGCCGCGTGGCGGCACCCGGTTCAGCACCAAAAGCACCTCGGTGCGTTCCTTGCGGGCAAGATCGAGGGTCGCCGCCGTCGCCCACAGGTCCATCGGACTGGGCTGGATCGGCACCAGCACGATATCGCCGGCGCGCACGGCGGTGCGGGCCTCGGTTTCGGCATGGGGGGGCGTATCAACGATGACGATGTCATAGGAATTGCGCAGGCGGTCAAGCTCGGTGCCCAGGCGCCAGCCGGCGACATCGGACAGATGCAGGCCGCCGGCCCCGGCGTCCAGGGTTTCGCCGCGCAGGCGGTGCCAGGCGGCAAGGCTGCCCTGGGGATCGATATCGACCAGGGCGACCGTCCGTCCGAGGGCGGCATAGGCCACGGCCAATTGGGCGACCAGGGTGGTCTTTCCCGCCCCCCCCTTTTGTTGGGCGATGGTGATGATGCGCGCGGCCATGGCTTGCGATCTCCCCGGAGCGATCGGGCCGGACGGTGGAGGTCCGGCGGATAACGCGAGGCTAAAGCAAGGCCAGAGCCGAACACAAAGTATTTGTGCGCCGCGGGGAAAGGACAAGCGGGGGTATGCCCCGTCTTGTCACGGCCAGCCCCGCGTTGCATCGCGCCCGGGGCTGGGTTACAAAGGCCCACCGCGCCCTTGTGTCCGTGCGCTGCGGCGACGACGGACGCTTGCTTTGGAAGGATCAGGCCCCTCTCGGGTCGGCCCTGTCTTTTGCTGAAGTCCAGTCCACTGGGCGCTCCCTCTTTCTCCAGCAATGCGGAGCGGCCCATGGCCTCCTATCAGTATGTCTATGTGATGAAGAACCTGAGCAAGGTCTATCCCGGCGGGAAGGAGATCTTGAAGGGGCTTTCGCTCTCGTTCTTGCCCGGGGCCAAGATCGGCGTGCTCGGTCCCAACGGGGCGGGCAAGTCCACCGTTCTGCGCATCATGGCCGGCATCGACAAGGAGTTCGGCGGCGAGGCCTGGGCCGCCGATGGCGTGAAGATCGGCTATCTGGCCCAGGAGCCCGATCTCGATCCGGCCAAGGACGTGATGGGCAACGTGATGGACGGCGTCGGCCCGATGAAGGCCCTGCTCGATCGCTTCGAAGAGGTCAGCGCCAAGTTCGGCGAAGTCGTCGATGACGACGAGATGAACGCCCTGATCGCCGAACAGGCCGAAATCCAGGAAAAGATCGACGCCGCCGACGGCTGGGACCTGCAGCGTCAGGTCGAAATCGCCATGGACGCCCTGCGCTGCCCGCCCGGCGAGGCGGATGTGACCAAGCTGTCGGGCGGTGAACGCCGCCGGGTGGCCCTCTGCCGCCTGCTGCTGTCCAAGCCCGACATGCTGCTGCTTGACGAACCGACCAACCATCTGGACGCGGAATCGGTGGGCTGGCTGGAACACTTCCTTCAGCAATATCCGGGCACCGTCGTGGCGATCACCCATGATCGCTACTTCCTGGACAATGCCGCCAATTGGATCTTGGAAGTCGACCGCGGGCGCGGCATTCCCTATGAGGGGAATTATTCGACCTATCTGGAGAACAAGCAAAAGCGCCTGGAGCAGGAATCCCGCGAGGAGGGGGCGCGCGACAAGACCATTTCGCGCGAACTGGAATGGATCCGCCAGTCGCCCAAGGCCCGTCAGGCCAAAAGCAAGGCGCGTATCACCGCTTATGAAAACCTGGTGGCCTCGGCCGGAAGCCAGAAGGTGGAAAGCGCCCAGATCGTCATTCCCATCGCCGAACGCCTGGGCGGCGTGGTGATCGAGGCCGAAGGGCTGACCAAGGGCTTTGGCGACCGTCTGCTGATCGACGATCTGACCTTCCGCCTGCCGCCGGGCGGCATCGTCGGCGTCATCGGCGCCAATGGCGCGGGCAAGACGACGCTGTTCAAGATGATCACCGGCAAGGACCAGCCCGACAGCGGCGCCATCCGCATCGGCGAAACGGTGCGCCTGGGCTATGTCGACCAGAGCCGCGACGCCCTCGACCCCAACAAGACCGTGTGGCAGGAAATCTCCGACGGTCAGGACGAGCTGGATCTGGGCAAGCGCAAGATCCCCAGCCGCGCCTATGTCGGCCAGTTCAACTTCAAGGGCAGCGATCAGCAAAAGAAGGTCGGTCAGCTCTCAGGGGGCGAGCGCAACCGGGTGCATCTGGCCAAGATGCTGAAGTCGCATGCCAATGTGCTGCTGCTTGACGAACCGACCAACGACCTGGACGTCGAGACCCTGCGCGCCCTGGAAGACGCCCTGCTGGAATTCGCCGGCTGCGCCGTGGTCATCTCCCATGATCGCTGGTTCCTTGACCGCATCGCCACCCACATCCTGTCCTTCGAGGGCGACTCCCATGTGGAATGGTTCGAGGGCAACTTCGAGGCTTACGAGGCCGACAAGAAGCGCCGCCTGGGCGCCGACGCCGACCAGCCCCATCGCCTGAAGTACAAGCCTCTCAGCCGCTAAAACTTGCGGCTTGGCCAAAGAAAAGGGGGGCGCCGACGATCAGGTCGGCGCCCCCCTTTTTTGACGTGATCACCTTAGCCGGCGCGGGCGCGCAGCTCGGCGATCTTCTTTTCCAAAACGGCGTTGAGGCCGGTCATCGACCCGCTGTTTTTGAGCACCGAGCGGTATTCGCTCTGGAAGGTCAGGGCCATGCTGACGCCTTCGACCTTGAGGTCGATCACGCCCAACTGGCCGCTCGGGGCGGCGCGCAGCACCCAGATCACCTGCATCGGCTTGTCATTGGCCTTGCCGATCGCGGTGGTGACCTCGTGAATGGTGCCGCCGCGCGAGTCCCGGCTTACCGAATTGACGACCACGATCTTCTGGCCGCCGTAATCACCGAAGCGGCTGCCCCAGTTGATGACGTTCAGGTCGCGGAACAGGCTGAGGAATTTGGCGCGCTCGTCCTCGGTGGCCTGCTTCCAATAGCCGCCGACGACGAAACGGGCGATGAACGGCATGTCGAAGGCGGTGTCGAGCAGGGTCTCGAAGCGCTTGATACGCTCGCTGGGCTCGACATCGGCCTTTAGAATATCCTCGATGGCGTAACGGCTCA
The DNA window shown above is from Rhodospirillum rubrum ATCC 11170 and carries:
- a CDS encoding bacteriohemerythrin translates to MTTPSLPQCGNALIDDGHRRLMAALASLGEIATRPQNRAETLVGLKGFLDLLRDHFGIEEIIMRSVGYAGAERHARIHTRLIDTLGEQVDRLEFGAAFPATEVVARMTDMLIEHELVTDSEYWTSLDAAERPDLPHPAPRPWDRSLDTGNARIDSHHRALSRLATRFHRLDGRADTGHLANLLHGLNTLMRLHFRTEETLWPESDPHHALAHSHFLETLDHAGRRLLEGEMSPSAFARDVLDHWLVDHIRAADQPRFRVLVP
- the parA gene encoding ParA family partition ATPase, whose protein sequence is MAARIITIAQQKGGAGKTTLVAQLAVAYAALGRTVALVDIDPQGSLAAWHRLRGETLDAGAGGLHLSDVAGWRLGTELDRLRNSYDIVIVDTPPHAETEARTAVRAGDIVLVPIQPSPMDLWATAATLDLARKERTEVLLVLNRVPPRGRLPEVIEARLQADDLPIAKTRIGNRTALAASLLEGKGVVETDRGSRAAEEIRALAGEVLAHLS
- a CDS encoding cold-shock protein yields the protein MSTGTVKWFNGTKGYGFIEPDDGSADVFVHITAVQQAGLDSLREGQKVAFELERGRSGKMAASNLKPL
- a CDS encoding nucleoside 2-deoxyribosyltransferase; this encodes MTDRPKIYLAGPEVFLAESQAVAETMKERCAAQGLVGVFPLDSALDLAGKPPAVQAKLIYEANIALIGQCAGVAANMSPFRGPSMDPGTAFEIGYAAALGKPVVGYASNAGDYLTRVRAWAGGTLRRDGGRWRDGQGWEVEDFGLSDNLMMARAVRSVEDGFDAALIALRAAFDER
- a CDS encoding MBL fold metallo-hydrolase, whose protein sequence is MALKATILPVTPFQQNCTLLWCDETMAGALVDAGGDVDRLLQAVEKTGVRLEKLLVTHGHLDHAGGVAEIQERLGLPVEGPHADDAFLIEGMADQALRFGFPEGRSFVPDRWLVQGDKVSLGALTLEVLHCPGHTPGHVVFFEPTARVAQVGDVLFRGSIGRTDFPRGDHATLLASIHDRLLPLGDDVTIIPGHGPLSTLGEERRTNPYLEHGA
- a CDS encoding MlaC/ttg2D family ABC transporter substrate-binding protein, with translation MLRRILAPLAVLVLVFGAMAPSSARAMQPLPTDPSAFVQELSRYAIEDILKADVEPSERIKRFETLLDTAFDMPFIARFVVGGYWKQATEDERAKFLSLFRDLNVINWGSRFGDYGGQKIVVVNSVSRDSRGGTIHEVTTAIGKANDKPMQVIWVLRAAPSGQLGVIDLKVEGVSMALTFQSEYRSVLKNSGSMTGLNAVLEKKIAELRARAG
- the ettA gene encoding energy-dependent translational throttle protein EttA, producing MASYQYVYVMKNLSKVYPGGKEILKGLSLSFLPGAKIGVLGPNGAGKSTVLRIMAGIDKEFGGEAWAADGVKIGYLAQEPDLDPAKDVMGNVMDGVGPMKALLDRFEEVSAKFGEVVDDDEMNALIAEQAEIQEKIDAADGWDLQRQVEIAMDALRCPPGEADVTKLSGGERRRVALCRLLLSKPDMLLLDEPTNHLDAESVGWLEHFLQQYPGTVVAITHDRYFLDNAANWILEVDRGRGIPYEGNYSTYLENKQKRLEQESREEGARDKTISRELEWIRQSPKARQAKSKARITAYENLVASAGSQKVESAQIVIPIAERLGGVVIEAEGLTKGFGDRLLIDDLTFRLPPGGIVGVIGANGAGKTTLFKMITGKDQPDSGAIRIGETVRLGYVDQSRDALDPNKTVWQEISDGQDELDLGKRKIPSRAYVGQFNFKGSDQQKKVGQLSGGERNRVHLAKMLKSHANVLLLDEPTNDLDVETLRALEDALLEFAGCAVVISHDRWFLDRIATHILSFEGDSHVEWFEGNFEAYEADKKRRLGADADQPHRLKYKPLSR
- a CDS encoding NUDIX domain-containing protein, translating into MRPTKVSVIERTAAFRGYFHVDRVRLRHELYSGATGPEIVREVFERGHAAAVLLYDADADVVVLIEQFRPGPWAAGEEPWMLEIVAGIIDAGETVEAVARRECQEECGLIPDELVPITRVFVSPGVMTETVALYCGRVDSRAAGGVHGLAEEGEDIRVVPMAAEAFIDLAQSGALTNATAALAGYWFALNRASLRARWRTGDVSPGSSAA